From the genome of Methylocystis echinoides:
AACTCATTGCCGAAGCCGCTCATGTACCCTGTCATGTCAACCTGCCGGCTTCAGAACGCCGCGCCTCAGCTGATCCTCTTCGATCGACTCGAAGAGAGCGCGGAAATTGCCCTCTCCGAAGCCTTCGTCGCCCTTGCGTTGGATGAATTCGAAGAAGATCGGACCGACCACGGTCTTTGAAAATATCTGTAGCAACAGCCGCGGCTTGCCGCCGTCGCTCGCGCCGTCGATAAGAACGCCGAGGTCTTTCAGCCTGTCGACAGGCTCACCATTGCCAGGGAGGCGTTTCTCGATGGCGTCATAATAACTGTCGGGCGGCGCGGGCATGAAGTCGAGGCCGCGTTCGCGCAGCCTTCGGACAGTCGCGTAAATATCGCCGCAGGCGCAGGCGATGTGCTGGACGCCCTCGCCGTTATAGGCCTCGAGAAATTCCTCTATCTGGCTCGTCTCGTCGGCGCTTTCATTGATCGGAATACGAATTTTCCCGCACGGGCTCGTCATTGCCCGGGAATAGAGACCGGTGAATCGGCCTTCGATGTCGAAATAGCGGATTTGGCGGAAGTTGAAGAGGCGCGCATACCAGTCCGCGAGCGCGTCCATGCGGCCGCGCCGAACATTATGGGTCAAATGGTCGATCGTGGTGAGCCCCACGCCCTCCGGCCGCGGATCTGGCGCGCCTGTCCAACGGAAGTCGATATCCCAGATGGAGCCCTTCTCGCCATAGCGATCGACGAGATAGATCAGCGCGCCGCCCACGCCCTCGATCGCGGGGATATGCAATTCCATGGGGCCCGCGCGCGACGGAACGAGCCTCGCACCGAACTCTTCCGCACGGCGGAAAGCCACGCCCGAGTCTTTCACGCGGAAACCCAGGGCGCAAACCGAGGGCCCGTGCTCACGCGCGAATTGCGCCGCGAAACTGTCGGGCTCGGCGTTGAGGACATAGTTGATGTCGCCCTGCCGATAGAGCGTCACATCCTTCGAGCGGTGACGCGCAACAGCGGCGAAGCCCATGGTCCCAAAGAGGTCGGCGAGCCGCGCCGGCTCGGGATGCGCGAACTCGACAAACTCAAAGCCGTCCGTTCCCATCGGGTTGTCGAGCGACCCATGGGCGGCAGGGTCGGAAACAAGCGCCGTCATCGCCGATCTACCTTGTCGTTAGGCGGAAGATATTGCGGCCGAGCCCTGCGGGTAGCCCTATCTCAATCTTCAGCGCGCAAAACTTTTGCATCAGGAGGACTTCATGCTGCTTTACGATTATTTTCGTTCGTCGGCGGCCTACCGCGTTCGAATTGCGCTGGCGCTCAAGGGCGTCCCCGTCGAACGTCGCTTCGTGCATCTCCTGCGCGACGGCGGCGAACAGAAGCAGCCGGCGTATCTCGCGAAGAACCCGCAGGGCCTCGTGCCCGCGCTCGAGCTCGACGATGGGACGGTCCTGACCCAGTCGCTCGCCATTATCGATTATCTGGAAGCGCTCCAGCCCGAGCCGCGGCTCATTCCGGCAGACCCGATCCGCGCCGCCCGCGCGCGGGCGGCTGCGCTCGCCATCGCTTGCGACGCGCATCCGCTCGGCAATCTCCGCGTTGTCTCTTATCTCCAGCAGCAGCTCGGTCAGAGCGAGCGCGCCGTTCTCGATTGGCGCCGCCATTGGGCAAGTTTGGGGCTCGAGGCCGTCGAAGCCCTGATACGACCCGCGCCCTTCTGCTTCTGTGTGACGCCGACGATCGCCGACGTCTGTCTTGCCCCGCACGTTTTCTACGCAGAGCGTTTCGGCGTCAGTCTTGATCCCTACCCGAACATCCGCGCGGTCGCCGCCGTTTGCGCCGAGCACCCGGCCTTTCAGGCGGCGCATCCTGCCGCGCAGCCGGACGCCGCCGAGGCGGCGGCGGGACCTTGAAACGCTCAAGCGCTGGCAAATATAGCCGCTTGTGCCGCTCTGCGGCGTTTTGGAGCGCGCGCGATGCGCCACTTTACGCCTGTGATGGACTTCGATCTCGGCGAAACAGCGACTCTTCTGCGTCAGCAGGTCGAGAGTTTCGCCGCCAGGGAGATCGCGCCGCGCGCCGCGCAGATGGACGCGGCCAGCGCCTTTCCGAGCGATCTCTGGGCCAAGATGGGCGCGCTCGGATTGCTCGGCGTCACGGTCGCGGAAGAGTATGGCGGCGCAGGGCTCGGTTATCTCGAGCATGTCATTGTGATGGAGGAACTGAGCCGCGCCTCCGCTTCGGTCGGCCTTTCTTACGGCGCACATTCCAATCTCTGCGTCAATCAGATCCACCGTAACGGCGCGCCTGAACAGAAGCGCCGTTATCTCCCGAAGCTCGTTTCCGGAGAACATGTCGGCGCGCTGGCGATGTCCGAGCCGGGGGCTGGGTCGGATGTGACCAGCATGCGACTTACGGCGCAGAAGCGCGGGAACGCCTATGTTCTCAACGGCGCGAAAATGTGGATCACCAATGGACCGGACGCTGACGTCGTCATCGTCTACGCCAAGACGGACCCACAGGCGGGCGCGCATGGCATTACGGCCTTCCTTGTCGAGCGCGGCTTTCCGGGCTTTCGAGCGGGCGCAAAGCTCGACAAGCTCGGCATGCGCGGCTCCAATACGAGCGAACTCGTTTTCGAAGACTGTGTCGTTCCCGCGGAGAACGTCCTCGGACAGCCGGAGCTCGGCGTGGCCGTTCTGATGAGCGGCCTCGATTACGAACGGGCCGTGCTCGCCGGCGGTCCGATCGGGATCATGCGCGCCTGCATGGATGTCGTTTTGCCCTATGTCCACGACCGCAAGCAGTTCGGCCGACCTATCGGCGAATTCGAACTGATGCAGGGCAAGCTCGCGGACATGTATACGGCGCTGAACGCCGCACGGGCTTATGTCTATGCCGTGGCCAGGGCCTGCGATCAGGGACGAAGCACGCGCAAGGACGCCGCCGCGGCCATCCTATTCGCAGCCGAACGCGCGACATGGATGGCCCTCGAGGCGATCCAGTGCCTCGGCGGCAATGGTTACACCAACGACTATCCGGCAGGGCGGCTGCTGCGCGACGCCAAGCTCTATGAGATCGGCGCCGGCACGAGCGAAATCAGACGGATGCTGATCGGGCGAGAGCTTTTCATGGAGACCCGTTAGTTTTGTGTGAGGATGAATGACGATTTTGGAATCGTCGGTTGACGCGCACGCCGTAGCCTTCGGCCAGAACAGCGAGGCGATGCAGGCGCTTGTCGACAATTTGCGCGAGACGTCGGCCGCCGTTCGCCAGGGCGGTGGAGAAACCGCGCGGGCGCGCCATCTGTCGCGCGGCAAGATGCTGGCCCGTGAGCGCATCGAGGCGCTCGTCGACCCGCTCTCGCCTTTCCTGGAGATTGGGCATTTCGCCGCGCATGGAATGTACGACGGGGCCCTTGCTTCCGCTGGCGTCGTCGCTGGCGTCGGCCGGATCCATGGCCGCGCGTGCATGATCGTCGCCAATGACGCGACTGTGAAGGGCGGCGTCTACTTTCCGATGACCGTGAAAAAGCATCTGCGCGCGCAGGAAATCGCCGCGCAGAATCGCCTCCCTTGCATCTATCTCGTAGATTCCGGCGGCGCCAACCTCCCGACTCAGGACGAAGTGTTTCCGGACCGGGATCATTTCGGTCGCATCTTCTATAATCAGGCAAAGATGTCCGCCGACGGCGTCGCTCAAATTGCCGTCGTTATGGGTTCCTGCACGGCGGGCGGCGCCTATGTGCCGGCGATGTGCGACGAAACGATTATCGTTCGCAATCAAGGAACGATCTTTCTCGCCGGTCCGCCCCTCGTGGAAGCGGCGACGGGCGAGCGCGTATCGGCGGAAGAGCTTGGCGGCGCGCAAGTTCATTGCGCGAATTCCGGCGTGGCGGACCATATGGCGGAGAATGACGCCCATGCGCTGGCGCTTGCGCGAGACGCCGTCGGCCGTCTTGCGCTTCCCCGCACGCGCAACGTCGCGGCGAGAGAGCCTGTTGCGCCGCTGTTCGCAGAAACAGAACTTTATGGGATCATTCCCGTTGATCTGCGTAAGCAGTTCGACGTCCGCGAGATCATCGCGCGGCTCGTCGACGCCAGCGATTTCCACGAATTCAAAGCGCTCTACGGGCAGACGCTGGTGACCGGCTTTGCGCGGATCTGGGGCCATGAAGTGGGAATTATCGCCAATAACGGCGTCATCTTCCCCGAAAGCGCCTTGAAGGCCGCACATTTCATAGAGCTTTGCGCCCAGCGCGAGAAGCCGATTGTGTTTTTGCAGAATACGACCGGCTTTATGGTTGGCAAGAAATATGAGGCGCAAGGCGTCGCCAAGGAGGGCGCAAAGATGGTGACGGCGGTGGCCACCGCCGCGGTGCCAAAGTTCACTGTTGTGATCGGTGGAAGTTTCGGCGCCGGAAACTACGCCATGTGCGGGCGCGCCTATTCGCCGCGTTTCCTGTGGATGTGGCCGAACGCCCGGATCAGCGTCATGGGCGGAGAGCAGGCGGCGACGGTGCTGACCCGGGTGCGCGCAAGCGCGATTGCGGCGCGGGGACAATCCTGGTCTGCGGAAGAGGAGCAGGCTTTCGCCGCCGAGATGCGCGCGCAATATGACCGGCAGGGAAGCGCTCTTTATTCGAGCGCGCGGCTCTGGGACGATGGAGTCATCGACCCGCTGGATACGCGCCGCACGCTGGCGCTCGCCATATCTACAAGCCTCAATGCGCCTGTCGAACAGACGCGCTTCGGCCTCTTTCGCATGTGAGGGCGCGATGGATCTGATGGAATTCCGGGACGAGCGCGGCGTGGTGACGCTGACCCTGAACCGCCCTCATAAGCGCAACGCCTTCGACGCCGCGCTGGTTGCATTGTTGACCAAAACTTTGTGTCGCCTGGATGCGGACGCCGACGCGCGTCTCGTCATTTTGACCGGGGCGGGGGAGAATTTCTGCGCGGGCGGCGACATCGACTGGATGCGCGAAGCGGCGAGCGCGGCGCCGGAAAGCAATGAGCGCGACGCATTAGGGCTCGGCGCCATGTTCGAGGCGCTCGACACGATCTCAAAGCCAACAATGGCGCTTGTTCAGGGCGCGGCGTTCGGCGGCGGCGTCGGGCTCGTCGCCTGCTGCGATATCGCCATTGCCGCGAGAAGCGCGAAATTCTGCCTCAGCGAGGTCAGGCTGGGACTCATTCCCGCAGTGGTCGGACCCTATGTCGTCAAGGCCGTGGGCGCACGCCGCGCCAGGGCTCTGTTTCTCTCGGCCGAAATCGTCGGCGCGGATTGCGCGTTGCAAATCGGGCTCGTTCACGAGGTCGCGGCCAACGGCGGGTTGACCGCCGTGCGCGATCGTCTCGTCGAGGCGCTTCTTCTCGGGGCGCCCGGCGCGCAGGCGCAGGCCAAGCGCCTCGTCGCGCTATGTGAAGAGCGGAAGATCGACGCGGCGCTGATAAAGGAAACTGCGCGTCTTCTCGCCGAGCGCCGCGCGTCTGCCGAAGGCGCCGCGGGGCTGAACGGGTTTCTGGAAAAGCGCCCGCCGGACTGGCGATCGCTGCGGACCTCCTGACATGTTCCGCAAGGTCCTTATTGCGAACCGTGGCGAGATCGCCTGCCGGATCATCCGAACGGCAAAGAGGATGGGCGTCAAGACCGTTGCGGTTTATTCGGAGGCCGATCGAGACGCCCTGCATGTGCGACTAGCCGACGAAGCCTTTGCGATCGGGGCGGCCCCACCGTCGGAGAGTTATCTTTCGATTGACCGGCTGCTCGAGGCTGCACGGCGGAGCGGCGCCGAAGCGATCCATCCAGGCTATGGATTCCTCTCTGAAGCCGCCGAGTTCTCGGCAAGATGCGCAGAAGCTGGCCTTGTATTTATCGGGCCGTCGGCCGACGCGATGCGCTTGGTCGGGAGTAAGTCGGGCGCCAAGAAACTCGTGGGGCAGATTGGCGTTCCAACGCTTGCTGGCTTCCATGGCGACGCGCAGGATGCGCAGACTTTTCTGAGCGCCGCCGAGCACGTCGGTTTTCCAGTCGTCGTCAAGGCCTCAGCCGGAGGCGGCGGCCGCGGAATGCGGCTTGTTTGGAACGCAGACGAGCTGCCGCTTGCAATGGAAAGCGCCTCGCGCGAGGCGTTGCTCGCCTTTGGCGACGGTCGCTTGCTGATCGAAAAATATCTCGACCGCCCTCGGCATGTCGAGGTGCAACTGATCGCCGACGGCTTCGGAAACGTCGTCACCTTCCCGGAGCGGGATTGCTCGCTTCAGCGAAATCATCAAAAGCTCGTCGAAGAGACGCCGGCGCCGGACTTCTCGCCTGACTTGCGACGCGACCTGCGCATGGCGGCGGCGGAGATCGCGCGCGCTTCTGGCTATGCAAACGCCGGCACAGTCGAGTTCCTGGTGAAGGACGGCGTCTTCTACTTCCTGGAAGTCAACGCGCGCTTGCAGGTCGAGCATCCTGTAACCGAGATGATCGCTGGGGTCGATCTTGTCGAGTGGCAGTTCCGCGTCGCCGCTGGCGAAGCGCTTCCAATGACACAGGATGAGATCGGCATGCGCGGATCGTCGATAGAGGCGCGCATCTGCGCGGAGGATCCCGCGGAAAATTTCCGTCCGTCCTCGGGATTGCTCTTACATCTCGCCTTCCCGCCGGAGAGCCGGTCGCTGCGAGTCGAGACAGGCGTCAGGACGGGCGACGAGATCCCGCCTTACTACGACTCTCTTATCGCCAAGCTTATCGTCTGGGACGAGGCGCGGGAGGGCGCCGTGCGGAAGATGCAACGCGCGCTTGAAGAGGTGGCGCTCGTCGGCGTCGCCTCCAATCTCGACTTCCTGCGCAATATCGTCTCTGATCCGCATTTCGTATGCGGCCAGCTGGACACGCGACTCGTGCAAACGATAGCGAGGACAACGCCGCCTGCGGACAAGGACATGAAGCGATGGCTTCTCGCAGCGGCGGTTTCCGCCTGGCGTGCGCAGGCGTCTCAAAAAGCGCGGGCGACTGCGGCGGAGCTCGGAGAGCAGTGGTCGCCATGGACGACGTCCGACGCCTGGCGACTGGCGGGGCGTCATGAAATGCAGCTTGCCTTCCGTCACGACGGAGAGCTTCTGTCGTGTCGCATGGGTCTTCTCGACCCTCGTCGGTTCTGGATGGAGGCCTCGGGCCGGCGCTCGGTCGTGTCGGCGGAAGTCGAAGAACACAGGCTCGCGCTCTGCGTCGATGACGAACGGCGGGAGTTTTCGCTCATTCGCCGGCCGATCGGCTTTGTCATCATCGACAAAGGACGCAATTTCGCATTCGAATGGATTGATCCGCTCGCGCCGCCACCGCGGACCGCGGACAAGGAAAGGAGCTTTCTCGCCCCTCTGCCGGCCCGCGTCACGCGGATCTTCGTGAAGGGCGGCGAGCGCGTGATAAAAGGGGCGCCGATCCTTTTGCTGGAGGCCATGAAGATGGAAATCCCCATGAATGCGCCCCACAATGGCGTCATCGAGAGAGTGCTTTGCAGCGAGGGCCAATCCGTGCGTGAAGGAGAAAGGCTCGTCGCAATGGCGGAGGGGGCATGACGATTCCGCAACGCGTTCGCTTGGTCGAAGTCGGACCGCGAGACGGCTTGCAGAATGAGGCGGTTGCGGCGCCTGTCGCAGTGCGCGTGCGGTTGATCGAAATGCTGGCGGAAGCCGGACTACAAAATATCGAAGCCGGGAGCTTCGTTCCCGAAAAGCTCATCCCGCAAATGGCGCAAACCGGGGCGGTTCTCGCGGCCCTAAAGCCGCACGTCCGCGCGCGCATTTCCGTTCTTGCGCCCAACTCGCGCGGCTTCACAGACGCAGTCGCGGCAGGCGCAAAGGAGATCGCGATATTGACCGCTGCTTCCGAGAGTTTTTCCCAACGGAACATGAATTGTGGGATTGCTGAAAGCCTCGAGCGCGCCCGCGCGCTGGCCTCCGCAGCGCGTATTTCGGACATTCGCCTGCGCGGCTACATTTCCTGCGTCCTCGGTTGTCCGTTCGAGGGACATGTCGAGGCCGAACGCGTGGCGGAGATCGCGGTTGAACTGCACAGACTGGGATGCGACGAGATTTCGCTTGGCGATACGATTGGCGTGGGAACGCCGCTCGCGGCGCGCGGACTTGTGGAGCGCGTCGCGAAAGACGTTCCCTTGCCGCGGCTCGCGGGGCATTTTCACGACACCTACGGTCAGGCTCTGGCGAATGTCTTCGCTTGTCTGGAGACTGGTCTCGCCGTCTTCGATTGCTCGGTCGCGGGGCTCGGGGGTTGTCCCTTTGCGCCAGGCGCCACTGGCAATGTCTCGACTGAGGATGTCGTTTACATGCTGAATGGTTGCGGGGTCGAGACAGGCGTCGACCTCGACCGTTTGCTGGACGCGGGCGACTTCATCTGCAAGTTTCTGGGTCAGCCGCCGCGGGGCAGGGTTGCGCTCGCGCGTGCGGCGCGGGAAGGCGCTTTGCGCGCCTGTGTCCCAGGGCAACGATAGGGGACGTCATGTCGGTCTGCTCGAATGCCGGGTTGAGCGAGGAGCAAATCGCCATTCGAGACATGGCGAGCAAATTCTCGCGCGAAGCGCTTGCTCCTCATGCCCTCGATTGGGACAGGGACAAAATCTTTCCTGTCGACACCCTCCGCTCGGCCGCGGCCCTCGGCATGGCGGCGATCTACGTTGGAGAAGAGCTTGGAGGCTCAGGGCTATCCCGCGTCGATGCTGCATTGATCTTCGAGGCGCTGGCGACCGGATGTCCGACGGTCGCCGCTTATCTCTCGATTCACAATATGTGCGGCTGGATGATCGGCGCGTTCGGGTCAAAGACTCAACAGCAGCGCTGGCTGCCGGACCTCGTCACGATGGAAAGGCTGACGAGTTATTGCCTCACCGAGCCCGGCTGCGGCTCCGACGCCGCCGCGTTGCGCACGCGCGCGGCGAGGCGCGGCGACTGCTTTTATTTGACCGGTCAGAAGCAGTTCATATCCGGCGCCGGCGCCGGCGGCGACGCGCATCTCTACATCGTCATGGCGCGGACGGGCGAAAGCGGCGCGGGCGGGATTTCGGCCTTTCTCGTGGAGGGCGCCGCCAGGGGCGTCGCGTTTGGCGCCAATGAGAGAAAAATGGGCTGGAACGCCCAGCCCACGCGCACGGTGACCTTCGACGACTGCGAGGTGCCGGCCGAGAATCTCCTCGGGAGGGAAGGCGAGGGGTTCAAGATCGCGATGGCCGCGCTCGACGGAGGCAGGCTCAACATAGGGGCCTGTTCGCTTGGCGGCGCCGCGCGAGCGCTGGAGGCGGCGCTTGACTATGTGCGCGAACGCCAGGCCTTCGGCCGCGCGCTCGCTGAATATCAGGCCCTGCAATTCCGCCTGGCTGATATGGCGACCGAATTGGAGGCGGCGCGCGCCTTGCTTTGGCGCGCCGCCGCCGCCTTGGATCGAGGCGAACAGGATGCAACGCGACTCTGCGCCATGGCGAAGCGCATCGCGACCGATACAGGCTTTTCCATCGTCGACAATGCGCTCCAACTCTTCGGCGGCTACGGCTATCTCTCCGACTATGGAATCGAGAAGCTTCTGAGGGACCTGCGCGTGCATCGGATTCTCGAGGGCACGAATGAAATCATGCGCGTCATCGTCGCCCGTGAACTCCTCAAGGATCAGAGAGCATGATCGAGGAAGAAGAGCTTCTCGTTTCTCGCGTTGGGCGGCTTGGATGCATTCGGCTCAACCGACCGAAAGCGCTGAACAGCCTGACGCTCGACATGGTGCGGCGCTTCACGCGGGCGCTGGAAGAGTTTGCGGCCGATCCGGAGATCGCCGCGGTTCTGGCGACCGGAGAGGGGGAGCGCGGGCTTTGTGCAGGCGGAGACATTCGCACGCTTTATCGAATGCGCGATGGGGACAAGAGCTATTACAGGACCTTCTGGCGCGAGGAGTACCAACTCAACGCTCTCATTGCGTCTTTCGGCAAGCCCTACGTCGTGCTCATGGATGGACTCGTGATGGGCGGCGGCGTTGGGGTGTCGGCGCATGGCGATTGCCGCGTCGTCACCGAGCGAACACGGCTTGCGATGCCCGAGACCGCCATTGGCTTCATTCCAGACGTGGGGGGCACCTGGCTGCTCTCACGCGCGAAAGGCCCTGGCGTCTATATGGCGCTTTCGGGCGCGACCGTGACAGGCGCCGACGCTCTGAGCCTTGGTTTGGCTGATGTCTGGATCGATTCGCGCCGTCTCCCGGAGCTCGTCGAGCGTCTGTGCGCCATCGACGTTGCGGCGGACGTCGCTGCAATTCTTGGCGGTCTTCATCATTCGCCGGGGCCAGGCCAGCTCGAGCAGTACAGAAGGGAACTTGATGAAGCCGCAGACGTCGGCGACGTTGAAGAGATGCTGCAGAGGCTCGACGCGAGCGGCTCGGCGTTCCTGCGCTCGGCCGCGACAGAGATAAGAAAGAATTCGCCCACGAGCCTGAAGGTGACGCATGCCCTGTTGCAGCGCGCATCGCGCGAGAGTTGCCTGGAGGCGTGCCTCGTCAACGAATATCGCGCGGCCTGTCGCCTCTTGGAAGGCCATGATCTCTATGAGGGCATTCGCGCCGCGATCATCGATAAGGATCGGTCGCCAAAATGGTCGCCGGCGACGCTCGAGGAGGTCTCCCAGACTGCGGTCGCGGAGATTCTCGCCGGCGACGGGTCGCCCGAGCCCGCGTTCCCCGGATCGGGATAGCTGCTTTTCCTCTCTCACCGCTGCGCCAGTTAGTGAATCAGAATTCATTTCAAAAGGGCGCCCCCATGCAAGACCAAGTGGTGATCGTCGGCGCCGCGCGGACCCCGATCGGCGCATTTCTGGGCGAAATGAAAGAGATGTCGGCTCCGTCATTGGGCGCATGGGCGATAGAGGCCGCGGTGGCGCAAAGCGGCGTGCCTGTCGACAATGTCGACGAATGCATCATGGGCTGTGTGTTGAGCGCCGGTCTCGGCCAGGCGCCGGCGCGTCAGGCGGCGCTCCGCGGCGGCTTGAGCGAGGCGACCGGCTGCGTCACGGTCAATAAAATGTGCGGCTCCGGCATGAAGGCCCTTATGGACGCGCATGACCGCCTGCGCGCCGAGACGTCGGGCGTGGTCGTTGCGGGGGGAATGGAGAGCATGAGCAATGCGCCTTATCTCCTGGACCGCGCGCGGGCGGGCTATCGCCTCGGTCATGGGCGCATCGTCGACCACATGTTTTTAGACGGTCTCGAGGACGCCTATGAGCACGGTCGCTTGATGGGATCCTTTGCGGAGGATTGCGCCGAAGCCTACCAGTTCACGCGCGACCGGCAGGATGAATTCGCCCTCGAGTCGCTACGGCGCGCACAGCAAGCGACGCAGGACGGAAGTTTCGCAGCCGAGATCGTTCCCGTGAAGGTAAAGCAAGGAAAAGAAGAACGTCTTGCCTCCGCGGACGAGCTTCCGCGCAAGGCGAAGGCGGAAGCTATTCCGAGGCTGCGTCCGGCATTCCGTGAAGACGGGACGCTCACCGCGGCCAATTCGAGCGCCATTTCCGACGGCGCGGCCGCCCTCGTGGTGGCGACCCTCTCGAAGGCTGAGGCGCTCGGCTCGCAACCGCTCGCGAGGATCGTCGGCCATGCGACGCACGCCGCCGCCCCCGCAAAATTTTCGACCGCCCCGATCGCCGCCATCAACAAGCTGATGGAAAAGGTCGGCTGGGAACTAACGGATGTTGACCTGTTCGAAATCAACGAGGCCTTCGCCGTCGTTGTTTTGGCCGCGGAGCGGGAGCTTTCGCTTCCGCACGAAAAGGTGAATATCCACGGCGGCGCTTGCGCCCTTGGCCATCCAATTGGCGCATCCGGAGCCCGCATCGTCGTGACGTTGCTCTCCGCGCTCAGGAAACACGACCTCAAACGCGGCGTCGCATCGCTTTGCATCGGCGGCGGGGAAGCGACGGCGATCGCCGTAGAGCGTCTCGATTAGCGCCAGCGTCTCAACTGCATGATCTTTTGCAGCCGGTCGGTCGCCAACGTCATGGCGGCGTCGAGAGGCGAAACCTTCATATCGCGGGCGCGCTCGAGGGTCAGGCGCGTATTGCCGCCCACTTTCTCCTCGATTGCCGCGAACGCGGTGGCTTTGACGCCGCCGTCATATTCCACAGCGGCCGTGATGACGCCCCCGGCGTTGGCGATGAAATCCGGGACGCTGATGATCCCGCGCTCGAACATGTAGCGTTCAGCTTCCGGCGTAACCGGGACATTCGCGCCCTGGACCACTAACCTGCAATTCAATCGTTCGACATTGTCCGCGCGCAAGGCGTCTGGTCTTGCCGCCGGTATCCAAATATCGCATGGCACGGCGACGAGCGCCTCATTGGGGAGGACGCGCCCATAAGGGTATTCAACGACGCTTTTTCCAGCTCTCTTGAGCCGCGCAAGCGCCTCTATGTCGAGCCCCTCGGGATTTGCAATAGCGCCGGAAATATCGGCGACGCCGACGAGTCGGGCGCCCCTGCGTTCGAGAAAGCGCGCCGTGTGCTCCCCGACTGCGCCAAAGCCTTGCAGCACAATTCTCGCGCCATCAAGCGACAGCCCGGCGAAAGGCGCAGCGACCTCTGCGGCGATAGCGACGCCGAAGCCGGTCGCGCCGATCTGGTCGAGCGGGATGCCGCCAATTTCCGCCGGCAATCCAACGGCGCGGCCGATTTCGTCGTGGACGTAGCCCATCGCCGTTTCGTCCGTGCCCATGTCGGGGCCTGGAATATAATCGTGAAGCGGCGCAATCGCCGTCGCGAAGGCGCGGATCAATTGCTCCTTTTGTTCCGCCGGCATTCCGGGTTCGCCAAAGATCACGGACTTGGCGCCGCCATGACGCAGTCCGCAGGTGGCGTTCTTCAAAGTCATGGCGCGCGCCAGCCGGAAGCATTCGACGGCGCTCACGTCAGGCGCCATACGCGTTCCGCCGATCGCGGGTCCTGCGGCTGTGTTGTCGATGACGACGATTGCGCGAAGGCCGACCGAGTGGGTCCGCAGATAGACGATTTTCTCGGGGCCGATGTCGTCGCCAAAAGCGAGTGGGTCAGAGGAAGTCAGAGCGACCATGAGAGCTACGTTGGACGCGCTCGCGTTCTTTCAAGTCTCTCTGCAGCCAGATTGCCGCCCGTTCGGGGCTTAAGCGCGCGTGGCTTAATTTAGGTTCGCCCGCGTGACTTCCGGTAACGGCGCGCTACCTGCCAACTGCCTCGCTACGCTGATGACGCGTCCGCATGCGGCGGGACCGCGGAGTATCTCCATGGGATTGCACACCATCATCGACTCAAGGATTGATCTGATCCGCTTTCTCACCCCGGACGGCGAGCTTTGCGAGAACACGCCATTGCCGGTGAGCGACGAGGCCTTGCTGCACTTTTACCGCGCCATGACCCGCACGCGCGCTTTCGACGGAAAAGCGATCGCGCTGCAGCGGACGGGGCAGCTCGGAACCTTTGCCTCGGCGCTTGGCCAGGAAGCAGTCGGCGTGGGCGTGGCGTGCGCCATGGAGGCG
Proteins encoded in this window:
- a CDS encoding carboxyl transferase domain-containing protein, with product MTILESSVDAHAVAFGQNSEAMQALVDNLRETSAAVRQGGGETARARHLSRGKMLARERIEALVDPLSPFLEIGHFAAHGMYDGALASAGVVAGVGRIHGRACMIVANDATVKGGVYFPMTVKKHLRAQEIAAQNRLPCIYLVDSGGANLPTQDEVFPDRDHFGRIFYNQAKMSADGVAQIAVVMGSCTAGGAYVPAMCDETIIVRNQGTIFLAGPPLVEAATGERVSAEELGGAQVHCANSGVADHMAENDAHALALARDAVGRLALPRTRNVAAREPVAPLFAETELYGIIPVDLRKQFDVREIIARLVDASDFHEFKALYGQTLVTGFARIWGHEVGIIANNGVIFPESALKAAHFIELCAQREKPIVFLQNTTGFMVGKKYEAQGVAKEGAKMVTAVATAAVPKFTVVIGGSFGAGNYAMCGRAYSPRFLWMWPNARISVMGGEQAATVLTRVRASAIAARGQSWSAEEEQAFAAEMRAQYDRQGSALYSSARLWDDGVIDPLDTRRTLALAISTSLNAPVEQTRFGLFRM
- the maiA gene encoding maleylacetoacetate isomerase, translated to MLLYDYFRSSAAYRVRIALALKGVPVERRFVHLLRDGGEQKQPAYLAKNPQGLVPALELDDGTVLTQSLAIIDYLEALQPEPRLIPADPIRAARARAAALAIACDAHPLGNLRVVSYLQQQLGQSERAVLDWRRHWASLGLEAVEALIRPAPFCFCVTPTIADVCLAPHVFYAERFGVSLDPYPNIRAVAAVCAEHPAFQAAHPAAQPDAAEAAAGP
- a CDS encoding enoyl-CoA hydratase-related protein — translated: MDLMEFRDERGVVTLTLNRPHKRNAFDAALVALLTKTLCRLDADADARLVILTGAGENFCAGGDIDWMREAASAAPESNERDALGLGAMFEALDTISKPTMALVQGAAFGGGVGLVACCDIAIAARSAKFCLSEVRLGLIPAVVGPYVVKAVGARRARALFLSAEIVGADCALQIGLVHEVAANGGLTAVRDRLVEALLLGAPGAQAQAKRLVALCEERKIDAALIKETARLLAERRASAEGAAGLNGFLEKRPPDWRSLRTS
- the hppD gene encoding 4-hydroxyphenylpyruvate dioxygenase, with the translated sequence MTALVSDPAAHGSLDNPMGTDGFEFVEFAHPEPARLADLFGTMGFAAVARHRSKDVTLYRQGDINYVLNAEPDSFAAQFAREHGPSVCALGFRVKDSGVAFRRAEEFGARLVPSRAGPMELHIPAIEGVGGALIYLVDRYGEKGSIWDIDFRWTGAPDPRPEGVGLTTIDHLTHNVRRGRMDALADWYARLFNFRQIRYFDIEGRFTGLYSRAMTSPCGKIRIPINESADETSQIEEFLEAYNGEGVQHIACACGDIYATVRRLRERGLDFMPAPPDSYYDAIEKRLPGNGEPVDRLKDLGVLIDGASDGGKPRLLLQIFSKTVVGPIFFEFIQRKGDEGFGEGNFRALFESIEEDQLRRGVLKPAG
- a CDS encoding isovaleryl-CoA dehydrogenase — encoded protein: MRHFTPVMDFDLGETATLLRQQVESFAAREIAPRAAQMDAASAFPSDLWAKMGALGLLGVTVAEEYGGAGLGYLEHVIVMEELSRASASVGLSYGAHSNLCVNQIHRNGAPEQKRRYLPKLVSGEHVGALAMSEPGAGSDVTSMRLTAQKRGNAYVLNGAKMWITNGPDADVVIVYAKTDPQAGAHGITAFLVERGFPGFRAGAKLDKLGMRGSNTSELVFEDCVVPAENVLGQPELGVAVLMSGLDYERAVLAGGPIGIMRACMDVVLPYVHDRKQFGRPIGEFELMQGKLADMYTALNAARAYVYAVARACDQGRSTRKDAAAAILFAAERATWMALEAIQCLGGNGYTNDYPAGRLLRDAKLYEIGAGTSEIRRMLIGRELFMETR